One Phragmites australis chromosome 23, lpPhrAust1.1, whole genome shotgun sequence DNA window includes the following coding sequences:
- the LOC133905694 gene encoding secreted RxLR effector protein 161-like, with the protein MGESANEIEVFKSEMKALFHMSDLGMLSYYLGIEVKQGRCSIELCQTAYAKKLQPVFDTNGDAPEAFQAEHFMTIDAMMYRSLIGSLWYLVYAWPDLAFAMGYLIRFMEELKHEHMTAMRRLLQYVPGTINYDLAHTRSDAELCLVGYSHSDMEGDVDDRKSTTGIIFFLGGNPVSWQSRKQRMVALSSCKAEYITGTAAACQGVWLGRLLGDVLGAKTTPP; encoded by the coding sequence ATGGGAGAGTCCGCCAACGAGATTGAGGTGTTCAAATCAGAGATGAAGGCACTCTTCCACATGAGTGATCTGGGGATGCTCTCCTACTACCTAGGCATTGAGGTGAAGCAAGGGCGGTGCAGCATCGAGTTGTGTCAGACCGCCTATGCCAAGAAGCTGCAACCCGTGTTCGACACCAATGGAGACGCACCTGAAGCTTTCCAAGCAGAGCACTTCATGACGATCGACGCGATGATGTACCGCAGCCTCATCGGCAGCCTGTGGTACCTGGTGTATGCATGGCCTGACCTCGCGTTTGCCATGGGGTACTTGATTAGATTCATGGAGGAGCTGAAGCATGAGCATATGACGGCGATGAGGCGCCTACTCCAGTATGTCCCTGGTACAATCAACTACGATTTGGCACACACGAGGAGTGATGCAGAGCTCTGTCTTGTGGGCTACAGTCACAGTGACATGGAGGGGGATGTCGACGACAGGAAGAGCACAACGGggatcatcttcttcctcggtgGCAACCCAGTGTCATGGCAATCACGAAAGCAGCGCATGGTGGCCTTGTCATCGTGCAAGGCAGAATACATCACTGGAACAGCTGCGGCATGCCAAGGCGTATGGCTCGGGCGGCTACTCGGTGATGTGCTCGGTGCCAAGACTACCCCGCCATAG
- the LOC133906488 gene encoding uncharacterized protein LOC133906488 has protein sequence MIDIARAVQWWDVWQLRILVLGSLGLQWFLLLAAPMRKYIIPPLLRKIIWLAYISSDALSIYALATLFNRHARGSSACEYGGKASSLEVLWAPVILVHLGGREEITAYNIEDNELWTRHTVTLVSQVTVAVYAFYKSWPSDSDRRLLVSAILLFIVGILSFCEKPWALKRASINRLVAVSSLIEGERKRPRGLECCFAELDDRYKCWKEMPRGDASILSDGDKVQMILSDLSLYAAVSHLNKRSKKKYQVLAVFRPFTGKEEPRRWLRRAFGLIYTRANVLLTPAYLVCHVLLVPSLYIAAIVLFAMSVKQGYSRTDVRTTYILLCFTAVLDVLGVLISELLYRLMYTTDLPALCETLPAYNLIGSVLPRLAGWAGWAGWTGWLRKCATRVGLREGYFVHESNSMYRTVSEFITSALVDASRNVENADLASYRSFTKRNWTLDEDLQGKIGPDSEIRRNLCKSSFDESVLIWHIATDLVFRREPPYGFRCRPPHDKRLREICTEAISNYMAYLLYSHPEMLMTGSRQHLFTEAMHNIKSILQGKKEKHGAAAAADTVLTAQDDDNSIAEKIMRGGEAKYASGSASYPLIRDACELAKALLQIRDDKENETRWELMYRVWLGMLCYSASMCRGYLHAKSLGEGGEFLSFVWLGISLKGAKNLADKLQMPEPEDGDDKETDTQATEEQNKTQPPKRKFPLSY, from the coding sequence ATGATCGATATCGCGCGTGCTGTGCAATGGTGGGACGTGTGGCAGCTGCGCATCCTCGTCCTCGGCAGCCTTGGCCTTCAGTGGTTCCTCCTGCTGGCTGCCCCCATGCGCAAATACATCATTCCGCCCTTGCTCAGAAAGATCATCTGGCTGGCGTACATCAGTAGCGACGCTCTGTCGATCTACGCTCTTGCCACACTCTTCAACCGCCACGCCAGGGGGAGCAGCGCCTGCGAGTACGGGGGCAAGGCGAGCTCCCTGGAGGTCCTGTGGGCTCCTGTCATCCTCGTCCACCTCGGTGGGCGGGAGGAGATCACCGCCTACAACATCGAAGACAACGAGCTCTGGACACGGCACACCGTGACCCTCGTGTCCCAGGTCACGGTTGCTGTGTACGCCTTCTACAAGTCGTGGCCCAGCGACAGCGACCGCAGGCTGTTGGTGTCTGCAATCCTGCTCTTCATCGTTGGGATCCTCAGTTTCTGCGAGAAGCCATGGGCTCTCAAGAGGGCCAGCATCAACCGGCTGGTGGCCGTGTCGTCCCTGATAGAAGGAGAGAGGAAAAGGCCTCGTGGATTGGAGTGCTGCTTCGCCGAGCTGGATGACAGGTATAAGTGTTGGAAAGAGATGCCACGAGGGGATGCATCTATCTTGTCGGACGGAGACAAAGTCCAGATGATACTTTCAGACCTGTCACTGTACGCTGCTGTCTCCCATCTCAACAAACGAAGCAAGAAGAAGTACCAAGTTCTGGCGGTGTTCAGGCCCTTCACAGGGAAGGAGGAGCCTAGGCGCTGGCTGCGTCGAGCGTTCGGGCTCATCTACACAAGAGCCAATGTGCTCTTAACTCCTGCGTACTTGGTCTGCCATGTGCTGCTGGTCCCGTCCCTGTACATCGCCGCCATCGTGCTCTTTGCGATGAGCGTCAAGCAGGGTTACAGCCGCACCGATGTCAGGACGACGTACATCCTCCTGTGCTTCACCGCCGTGCTGGACGTCCTTGGTGTGCTGATCAGTGAGCTGCTCTACAGGCTGATGTACACAACAGATCTCCCAGCGCTGTGCGAGACGCTTCCCGCGTACAACCTCATTGGCTCGGTCCTCCCGAGGCTGGCCGGGTGGGCCGGGTGGGCTGGGTGGACCGGGTGGCTGCGCAAGTGCGCCACGCGCGTCGGCTTGAGGGAAGGCTACTTCGTTCACGAGAGCAATTCCATGTACCGCACGGTCTCGGAGTTCATCACATCAGCACTGGTAGATGCTTCCAGAAATGTAGAGAACGCCGACCTCGCCAGCTACAGAAGCTTCACCAAACGCAATTGGACTCTGGACGAGGATCTGCAAGGCAAAATCGGCCCCGACTCCGAGATACGGCGCAACCTGTGCAAGTCGTCGTTCGACGAGAGCGTCCTCATCTGGCACATCGCCACCGACCTCGTCTTCCGCAGGGAGCCCCCGTATGGCTTCCGGTGCCGGCCGCCGCACGACAAACGGCTTCGTGAGATATGCACGGAGGCGATATCCAACTACATGGCGTACCTGCTGTATTCTCATCCGGAGATGCTGATGACCGGCAGCAGGCAGCATCTGTTCACCGAAGCCATGCACAACATCAAGTCCATCCTCCAAGGCAAGAAGGAGAAGCacggtgctgctgctgctgccgacACCGTGCTAACAGCACAAGACGACGACAACAGCATAGCGGAGAAGATCATGCGCGGAGGCGAAGCGAAGTATGCAAGCGGCAGCGCGTCATACCCTCTCATCCGCGACGCATGCGAGCTCGCCAAGGCGCTGCTGCAGATTCGCGACGACAAGGAGAACGAGACGCGGTGGGAGCTGATGTACCGCGTGTGGCTGGGCATGCTCTGCTACTCGGCCAGCATGTGCAGGGGGTACCTGCACGCCAAGAGCCTGGGCGAGGGCGGGGAGTTCCTCTCCTTCGTCTGGCTCGGCATCTCGCTCAAGGGGGCCAAGAACCTGGCCGACAAGCTGCAGATGCCGGAACCGGAAGACGGCGACGACAAGGAGACTGATACCCAAGCAACCGAGGAGCAGAACAAGACGCAGCCGCCAAAGAGAAAGTTTCCGCTGAGTTACTGA